Proteins encoded within one genomic window of Psilocybe cubensis strain MGC-MH-2018 chromosome 2, whole genome shotgun sequence:
- a CDS encoding Rho GTPase-activating protein 21 yields MAPRRGLSPNNLAPQESLTPNGPSSSLQVQHPRSTSPSSGFTQFLSKPSKWFSRSASASKVPTSPPEFKPNASTGSRKHKISRPTDPRPIMDAYAGGASRSVLDLSARPPGSLELSRFQTPSTPSSPTNQRPAALGDLRNTSRKAWSRSADDLSKVSPALFSPIKTSFQDRVAEYRSRSDSAASAVSPSSPTSAGSIYNGHHPFPTVDPSPSTSPPRSATLPAVSISIEAPAPDQDSVPLSSSPTHVRTRSHSFTPKQSSKLATPRYPPSPQRANERDHDGRDGDQSFQGTPTRPTFNFGFGGVNQSKPQQESNVAPSPIASHRATTLLPPPTIVEPDQHKDEKDEMDPKRSSQILYHSGFINRLADVPANFNQANLPLSKGWKPFKLELKGSKLYFYKPPGDRANGIRDLFPTTLVPPSEQDNDDDNNAESSNAQSEDLDGSGRSRKGKAKDDGGPVAMARKKRAYWGRKTHPDLILDASGNVEKGTFEALTHEAVFATTFSIADTEASSEEGGKQRWQEFSASVIVSVPVVVGRQIFEVEFLRCCSYLVSGAEDTFQAEAKSRVSWLATEYLRCHGQPADAAAWDDWKRDTIPDVVLSCEGPEFSSAVPVTPSSKAVYQASPAPSDGSPHVHMFSPRPEGGAKMISLLEALSPLPPSHSSRQGLAPPNGRFPWSVLQEEGLTRDLLLRLDPYLVARSLALFHRSVLDMCPDNITVEFITGTPTRSEDENDNASSSSESFASLFGSDDHPHWLTKMVLLQILGTDNSSGHSYASQIPAHLSSPARRSEDRGNTQTSRTHSRSELVSVWARIGEFCRTAGDECSWKAISAALCSRPVARLDKVWKRVDPQALAAIESWANYVGEDGPPSVSQPAATVWGGDVKIRLNHEIAKATGDGEAMIPMGHVTKARSLFETFRKSFLLCPRKTYISENDIGDDLRNLVAYWRDTAAQGGMTSGLAVKFQRVEQFMSLSLAAEPRRKGLFEPFFWTRTSSQTPSTSLVPLLFPEPLPTITLIDRSKLVRGRYDSDNTDLQYLRSLDAQLRQEAGRQPLGFDVKQDFTKRLILGQGGTVISVYQGELLLVVQSGGFESAPNSRPTSSRISSRPGSTVTDHGVEKSVSRNPSIRVKPSSSQGLDRKTSIARRSSLPTVSHLSRANFVTAEPSSDPPLRVIVQAGTLNTLVNVLVHGLDKISVSVADDNGEMSLREGMTRELVVDRAEFAKVWWSVFRSFVTPFVFFELLRKIYISAQPPGSSPTIAQYMQVINKRSEVLSTTKEWLTSGGGAQDILDDTQLYNAVENFLDNTSDHLLFKSTMADAPPVQKAWESLMEEKDTVKATFISQTMRPTISRGHHQQRSQGRGARTRNISTREPPDLDRMDPEAFVDNLDGMACAAFSNVTQEDLYITADLLEVQTSDRTGWFSPRDVPSLEETVEIQTIYSQIQEVEPSSLISELSQDALYRLLPPGVRSCIRAYGIIRKWLISKLIAPRIGLRARQARMELLVQAIEVSRLRNTETPSTAQLMDQPCVRSFVEAVTTSAILSVESRLHSRAWQGVGANRGSACDSVASLLHRPYVQSTSSVESLTVDMGWLLERMLEIISTSDVIEASSQEGQNLVNFDKRRHLCNLIRKAGSLPSERKNADSEESHRRGFERLNNIEKEVLALQFDYRGIKEEAYKEATAPGVNGVPPSMKKAIRPFYRLVTAQVEKNRRDKTLRGRLQKEKIQEQSRIERRDDLLNRAMMRGPRGGSNKPISNPHHQGQGQHQQKQHRNKKSMSAFLNFMRPISSAFVSSDNSPQHLGLRRTPSKLDFATTGKPTLVLSILDAQVAQFINNERSYTFQLDTEDGGHYLLQATSKRDMTKWLETISRVTKNAAKRRLTYIGNSPKPQIADHIHSHPIVASRDPKAVFGVELEFLLRREAGSDHIPPGTVPVIIEQCLSAVEARGLMEVGIYRIAGATTEINALKEAYNKGEFPIRETTDVHAICDLVKSWFRVLPEPVFPASSYFEVMEAMRQENLEDRLQRIRQVVQALPQPNFDILRRVSEHLDKVTDYEEHNHMTAEALAIVFSPNLLRAPQNDFVMILNNMGLSHKLVKALITHFHIIFDEVDQEVEGENHSEDDENDLDSPILEEDEDEIPEEPSYEHDQQRHEHEHEPTHDRHDLVEPTTPQ; encoded by the exons CAGCAGGCAGCATATATAACGGACATCATCCGTTCCCCACCGTTGATCCATCTCCATCGACGTCTCCTCCACGCAGTGCTACGCTTCCTGCAGTCTCCATTTCTATCGAAGCTCCTGCCCCAGATCAGGATTCAGTACCCCTGAGCTCCTCTCCAACTCATGTCCGCACACGTTCGCATTCTTTCACACCCAAGCAGTCTTCAAAACTAGCTACTCCACGCTATCCTCCTAGTCCTCAACGCGCGAATGAAAGGGACCATGATGGGAGAGATGGAGACCAATCTTTCCAAGGAACGCCTACTCGTCCTACTTTCAATTTCGGTTTCGGTGGGGTCAACCAAAGTAAACCTCAGCAGGAATCAAATGTTGCGCCATCTCCTATTGCTTCTCATCGTGCTACCACACTTCTGCCTCCTCCGACAATCGTCGAGCCCGATCAACACAAAGACGAGAAGGACGAGATGGATCCAAAGCGGTCGTCCCAAATCCTATATCACAGCGGGTTTATAAACAGACTTGCCGACGTTCCGGCGAACTTTAACCAGGCAAATTTGCCTTTATCTAAAGGGTGGAAGCCCTTCAAACTCGAGCTCAAAGGATCAAAATTGTATTTCTATAAACCACCAGGAGATCGAGCAAATGGTATTCGAGACCTTTTCCCAACCACATTAGTTCCTCCATCAGAACAGGACAACGATGACGATAACAATGCCGAATCTTCAAATGCTCAATCAGAAGATTTGGACGGGTCTGGCCGTTCGCGGAAAGGCAAGGCTAAAGACGATGGTGGCCCAGTCGCTATGGCTCGCAAAAAACGCGCTTATTGGGGACGAAAGACTCACCCAGATCTGATACTTGATGCATCCGGCAATGTTGAAAAAGGCACATTTGAGGCCCTTACTCACGAAGCTGTCTTCGCGACTACTTTCTCAATTGCAGACACCGAAGCCTCGTCGGAAGAGGGTGGAAAGCAAAGGTGGCAAGAGTTTTCTGCTTCCGTCATTGTTTCCGTTCCTGTGGTCGTTGGCCGACAAATCTTCGAAGTTGAATTTTTGAGATGCTGTTCGTATCTCGTCAGTGGAGCAGAAGACACTTTTCAGGCAGAAGCCAAGTCTAGGGTATCATGGCTTGCCACCGAATATCTTCGATGTCATGGGCAACCCGCCGACGCGGCGGCTTGGGATGACTGGAAGCGTGATACCATTCCTGATGTAGTTCTCAGTTGCGAAGGGCCAGAATTTTCTTCTGCTGTTCCTGTAACTCCCTCGTCCAAGGCAGTATACCAAGCTTCTCCTGCACCAAGCGATGGATCTCCACATGTCCATATGTTTTCTCCGCGACCTGAAGGTGGTGCAAAAATGATATCTCTTTTAGAGGCACTTTCACCCCTTCCTCCATCACATTCTTCAAGGCAAGGATTGGCTCCTCCCAACGGTCGATTCCCATGGAGCGTTTTACAAGAGGAGGGGTTAACAAGAGACCTTTTGCTCAGACTAGACCCATATCTCGTTGCAAGGAGTTTAGCGCTCTTCCATCGTTCCGTCTTAGACATGTGCCCCGACAATATCACCGTCGAATTTATTACTGGCACACCAACTCGGTCTGAAGACGAAAACGACAAcgcttcaagttcttctGAATCATTCGCATCTCTCTTTGGAAGCGATGATCACCCTCATTGGCTCACGAAAATGGTACTACTACAAATTCTTGGGACGGATAATTCGAGCGGACATAGCTACGCCAGTCAAATACCTGCACATCTATCTTCACCTGCGCGTCGGTCTGAAGACCGTGGCAACACTCAAACTTCACGGACACATTCCAGATCAGAGCTGGTATCTGTATGGGCAAGAATCGGCGAATTTTGTCGCACTGCGGGTGATGAGTGCTCTTGGAAAGCCATAAGCGCTGCCCTCTGCTCTCGTCCTGTTGCTCGCTTGGACAAGGTATGGAAAAGGGTGGACCCTCAAGCGCTAGCTGCCATCGAGTCTTGGGCCAATTACGTTGGTGAAGACGGACCTCCGTCTGTTTCCCAACCAGCCGCTACAGTCTGGGGTGGGGATGTCAAAATTCGTCTAAATCACGAAATAGCGAAAGCCACTGGCGACGGGGAAGCGATGATACCAATGGGTCATGTGACCAAGGCCAGGTCATTATTCGAAACTTTTCGCAAGTCGTTTTTGCTCTGCCCGAGGAAGACCTACATTTCAGAGAATGATATCGGAGACGATCTACGAAATTTGGTGGCGTATTGGCGTGATACTGCTGCTCAGGGGGGTATGACGAGTGGATTAGCTGTCAAATTCCAAAG AGTGGAGCAATTCATGTCCCTGTCTCTTGCTGCTGAACCAAGGAGGAAAGGTCTTTTTGAGCCATTCTTTTGGACCAGGACATCATCACAAACACCATCAACATCCCTTGTCCCATTATTATTCCCCGAACCTTTGCCAACCATCACTCTCATCGACCGATCCAAACTAGTTCGAGGGCGGTATGACAGCGACAACACAGATCTGCAATACCTTCGCAGTCTGGACGCTCAACTGCGTCAGGAAGCAGGCCGACAGCCTCTTGgttttgatgtcaaacaagACTTTACAAAACGTCTTATTTTGGGACAAGGCGGCACGGTGATTTCGGTGTATCAGGGTGAACTTTTGTTGGTTGTCCAGAGCGGTGGTTTCGAGTCGGCACCTAACTCCCGCCCAACTTCTTCGCGCATTTCTTCTCGTCCTGGAAGCACGGTTACTGATCATGGGGTAGAAAAATCTGTTAGCCGTAACCCATCCATTCGTGTCAAGCCAAGTTCGTCCCAGGGACTTGATCGCAAAACTAGTATAGCTCGCCGAAGTTCCTTGCCAACAGTTTCGCACCTCAGTCGCGCCAATTTTGTTACGGCTGAGCCATCGTCGGACCCTCCGCTACGGGTGATTGTTCAAGCAGGAACCCTGAACACCCTCGTTAATGTTCTTGTGCACGGGCTGGACAAAATTTCTGTGTCAGTTGCAGACGATAACGGAGAAATGTCATTGCGAGAGGGAATGACAAGAGAATTGGTTGTTGATCGAGCCGAGTTCGCGAAGGTTTGGTGGAGTGTTTTCCGGAGCTTTGTCACGCCATTTGTGTTCTTTGAG CTTTTAAGAAAAATATATATTTCTGCTCAACCTCCAGGCTCGTCGCCCACGATTGCTCAATATATGCAGGTGATAAACAAACGGAGCGAAGTTCTGTCAACAACGAAGGAGTGGCTGACCTCTGGTGGTGGAGCTCAAGATATTTTGGACGACACGCAGCTTTACAATGCTGTTGAAAATTTCTTGGATAACACTTCAGATCATCTCTTATTCAAATCAACCATGGCAGACGCGCCACCTGTACAAAAAGCCTGGGAGTCGTTAATGGAGGAAAAAGACACTGTCAAGGCCACTTTCATTTCGCAGACTATGCGACCGACTATTTCGCGTGGCCATCATCAACAACGTTCTCAGGGGCGGGGTGCTCGGACTCGAAATATTAGTACTCGCGAACCTCCAGATCTCGATAGGATGGACCCTGAAGCATTTGTTGATAATTTAGATGGAATGGCTTGTGCGGCTTTCAGTAATGTGACACAGGAG GATCTTTATATTACAGCGGATCTACTCGAGGTACAAACTTCGGATAGGACTGGTTGGTTTTCCCCACGCGACGTGCCTTCATTAGAGGAGACAGTTGAGATCCAGACTATCTACTCCCAAATCCAAGAAGTCGAACCGTCTTCTCTGATCTCGGAGCTAAGTCAGGATGCCCTTTATCGACTTCTACCACCAGGTGTTCGAAGTTGCATCAGAGCCTATGGCATCATTCGCAAATGGCTCATATCCAAGCTAATTGCGCCGAGAATCGGTCTTCGTGCAAGGCAGGCTCGCATGGAACTATTAGTGCAGGCTATCGAAGTCTCCCGTTTGCGCAATACAGAAACACCTTCCACAGCGCAGCTGATGGATCAGCCTTGTGTTCGGTCTTTTGTAGAGGCGGTAACAACATCAGCCATTCTCAGTGTGGAGAGTCGGTTGCATTCGCGGGCGTGGCAAGGTGTAGGCGCGAATCGTGGAAGCGCGTGCGACTCGGTCGCGTCTCTCTTGCATCGACCTTACGTTCAATCTACATCCTCTGTGGAATCATTAACTGTAGATATGGGATGGCTACTAGAGCGGATGCTTGAAATAATTTCAACGTCAGATGTCATAGAGGCTTCATCGCAAGAGGGTCAAAACCTTGTCAATTTTGATAAACGCAG GCACCTCTGCAATCTCATCAGAAAAGCCGGGTCCCTTCCCTCCGAGCGTAAGAACGCAGATTCGGAAGAATCTCATAGACGAGGCTTCGAGCGCCTTAACAACATCGAGAAGGAGGTCCTTGCACTGCAGTTTGACTACCGGGGAATAAAGGAGGAGGCATACAAGGAAGCAACGGCGCCTGGGGTTAATGGCGTCCCTCCATCCATGAAAAAGGCGATTCGGCCATTCTATAGGCTGGTGACGGCGCAGGTAGAGAAGAACAGAAGGGACAAAACTCTGCGGGGCCGGCTGCAAAAGGAGAAGATCCAAGAGCAATCCAGGATCGAGCGGCGCGACGATCTCCTGAACAGAGCGATGATGCGAGGGCCACGCGGCGGGAGCAATAAACCTATATCAAACCCGCACCACCAGGGACAGGGCCAGCACCAGCAAAAACAGCACAGGAACAAGAAGAGTATGTCTGCGTTCTTGAACTTCATGCGGCCTATTTCCAGTGCGTTCGTCTCGTCGGATAACAGCCCTCAACATCTGGGTCTGAGACGCACGCCTTCGAAGCTGGACTTCGCTACGACGGGAAAGCCGACGCTTGTGCTGAGCATTTTGGACGCCCAGGTTGCACAGTTTATCAACAATGAGCGGTCGTACACATTCCAACTCGACACAGAGGATGGAGGTCACTACCTCTTGCAGGCAACGAGCAAGCGCGATATGACTAAATGGCTCGAGACCATTTCGCGAGTCACTAAAAACGCGGCCAAGCGTCGCCTGACATATATTGGCAATTCGCCGAAACCTCAGATCGCCGACCACATACATTCACATCCGATAGTGGCGTCTCGCGACCCCAAAGCTG TGTTTGGGGTTGAACTTGAATTCCTCCTTCGTCGAGAAGCAGGTTCAGATCATATACCACCTGGCACTGTGCCAGTTATCATCGAACAATGCTTGTCGGCTGTGGAGGCCCGTGGTTTGATGGAAGTCGGAATAT ACCGTATTGCTGGTGCCACGACCGAAATCAATGCGCTCAAAGAGGCATACAACAAAGGCGAATTCCCGATTCGTGAAACGACCGACGTCCATGCGATTTGTGATCTGGTCAAGTCGTGGTTCCGAGTGCTTCCTGAGCCCGTCTTTCCAGCATCGTCTTATTTCGAAGTGATGGAGGCGATGA GGCAAGAAAACCTAGAGGACCGCTTGCAGCGCATTCGTCAAGTCGTCCAAGCTCTTCCTCAGCCCAATTTTGATATCTTGCGAAGAGTCTCAGAACACCTTGACAA GGTTACCGATTATGAGGAACACAATCATATGACTGCTGAGGCTCTGGCCATTGTGTTCAGCCCTAACTTGCTCAGGGCACCTCAGAACGACTTTGTGATGATCCTGAACAACATGGGTCTCTCACACAAGTTAGTCAAAGCTCTCATTACCCAC TTCCATATAATCTTCGATGAAGTGGATCAAGAAGTTGAGGGAGAAAATCATTCTGAAGATGACGAAAACGACCTGGACTCGCCAAttcttgaagaagatgaagacgaaatTCCAGAAGAACCAAGCTATGAACATGACCAACAGCGCCATGAACACGAGCATGAACCCACTCATGACCGCCATGACCTCGTCGAGCCTACAACTCCGCAATAG